From the Perca fluviatilis chromosome 11, GENO_Pfluv_1.0, whole genome shotgun sequence genome, the window ACATGGCATGGGATAGACAGATGTATCGCCAGAAACTTGAGCTGTGCAcaggagaaaattaaagctgcagtggctGGGTGACTGGAAGGTACATTTGGGCAACCTTAAAGTATTTACTTATATTATACTTAAGTCCAATGGCTGGCAAAACTTTCAGATTAATGTCCTTTGGACATATGATTTGTTCAAGAGTAAGTGGACAGACTCGCAGTCTCTTTACTTCTCCCTGTTGACTTATTTCTAACAGAAGTGTGaacaatgtaaatgttaaaTGACCACTGAGTCACATGGGGCAGAAACTTTTTGCTGCAGCGCTCTAAACAGAATCAAACTCCACCGCTTGCCTATTCTGGTCACACCCCTAAACAGATGTTGGAGCCGATTATGCTCTGACAGGTTAGGGGAAAACACCTGCTATGACATCAGTGATTGAGGTGTGGCTGGAACTAcaagatgttgttttttttatttatttatttttttatagatgAAAAGCTACACTCATGTTATCTTGCCATATTATGGATATATGGATTCATATTTTTGCAAATCTAGGGTTTGGACCccaaaacataacattttgtaaaatataatgCAGTCCATTTGAGTAGTCATGCAACAAAGATGTTTGTGAAGGTTGCTTATCTATGAtcaatactgactttttttgtcagttGTTATATGTATTCAATGTTCAGCAACTTTCATAGATTTACTCCTTGTATGTGCATACTCAGTACTCAGAGGGTTTCACCCAGGAACTTGTtaagcagaggtggaaaaacTAAACTGTAGCCAAATTCATGAAATATGTGGTATTTGCTGTATGAAATAACACATCTTCTTTTTCGTAAAgcttaatgttttatttcatagtgtattcatttttatgatgtttgtagagttgttttttcatacctgcaaactagttgcttttcggcgaaaatcgccgttttgaatgggaaaatgtcatccacgtgaatcgtgtagatccgatgagtttttatttttgggggcaGGGGggccgagacccggtgctacggcaccggtgccttaacgaccgttatctaccggaccgaatagcaacgcggatttctgtgccttatttaggtgccacttaaatacctgcgcttctctctgatgctccgaaaacggacgttagagggaactgaaacatcgccacacgggacgctagttaacactacacttgacagcaggtaacgttagcctaccgttagctagcagctggagtaaacacagttaaaatgctgacagctaaacggtgtaaaagtgtgtctgtatttcactggagaggattccaacatcgagacgtacaacagtctgtagagctgttgtctgaaaaacaactctGATGTTGCGTTCGCTTGAaattcgcctcgccagcctcgtgctgcaatcatagttgttgtaaaatacccatccagtggttgtttttatcgtttaacaggaacttactggtgaaataagttattgttattacattttttaataaatcatttcatttattcatttatttaattcatgttttttgCTTCAGACAAGATGGCAACAAAACACTAAGAAACCACTAATAAGCAGATTTGCAATAGATTTTGCCATTTTTGATTCCTAATTTTGTAACTAACACTTATATGGCTTGTAAGGTAACGTGTGGTCACAGATCTATAGAAAGCTGGAGGGACCGTCATGTGTCCGTGAAAGCACCATAGTATCATTGCTAAGATGAAGTATTTTAGTATGTACTTACCCAGACCTTTTCTGTTTTGCAGGTGTGGGAAATGACAATGAGGGAGTGCTGGTACTTGGGGCAACAAATATCCCATGGACCCTAGACTCAGCCATCAGAAGAAGGTAATTGTTATCACTTGGTGAAAGTTATTAGTAACCATGATGTCATTCACCTTTTCTGACTGTACACCAATAATACTCTCAGATTTGAGAAGAGGATCTACATCCCGCTGCCTGAAGAGCACGCACGCTCCTTCATGTTCAAGCTCCATCTAGGCGCGACCCCCACAAGTCTCAGTGACACTGACTTTGTCACTCTGGGCAAGAAGACAGATGGATACTCGGGAGCAGATATCAGCATCATTGTCCGAGACGCTCTAATGCAGCCTGTTAGAAAGGTCCAGTCAGCAACCCACTTCAAAAAGGTACGCCTTTTAAAATAACTGGTCTCCGTTTTAATGCTCCAGTGTAATATGTTGCAGTTAACAAATTGTCACTTTTGTTTCCTTTCttatattgtaatataaaaCAGGTACGTGGTGAATCAAGAACCGACCCCAACACTCTTGTAGATGACCTATTGACTCCTTGCTCTCCTGGCGATCCCAATGCGATTGAAATGACATGGATGGAGGTACCTGGGGAGAAGCTATTGGAACCTGTAGTATGCATGGTAAGGATATTAAAATACTACAtggtaatatataaatatatagggCTGTCCCGAACATCACTTTTGGGGTTTTGAAACTTTGGTGGGAAGcatttcaatacatttcaaaGCTTTGAAATAAAGGGCTGGCAATACTTTATCAAGGCTCAGCTGTTCATTAGTTTTACGGGGATTTGCTAAACTCGTAGATTTGTGATATGCCAATTTCCTTTGGCATATCTGGCACTAAACTTTTTGGCGGTCGTCTTCGCAAAATTTTGAAATGAATCCAGATgcttgactttttcgacatctGGCATGCCAAAAATTGAAGCCAAGTTGCTAGCACTTACGTGGTCAAACATTCAATTTGGGTAGTTTTCTGTCTGCCGATATTAGTACCCGGGACAGCACAGCGCCTAGACGCACACCTAGAcacacctagacacacacacgcacacacacgcacacacacacgcacacacacacacacacacacacacacaaacactctgggTCTCTGTCTGagaataattataattaatgtTGATGCATGAATGTATAATGTGGGATTACTATTCCTTATTTAATGGGCTGTTTGGGATTTATGGGGTAATGCATATAGTAATCatttataaagaaaataaataaaaaaaattcaaatactGATTTGGATGTCAATTACCATGGCAACAATCCTAGCTTAGGAGCATTCGGGTCAGCCCTAGTAATATAATTGCATATTTGAGTCCTTGCTTTAATATCAtgatctttttttcctcttttcagtCTGACATGATGAGGTCTCTGGCCAACACAAAGCCAACAGTCAATGATCAAGATCTGGTCAAACTGAAAAAATTCACAAATGACTTTGGACAGGAAGGCTAGGTGGGATGATTGAGCCAAAGCAAAGGAATTTTGATTGTCTGTCTTTACTGTccttgtcccttttttttctttttttactctcTCATCATAACCCTTCACCAGGCTTTGTGGTTTATCATGAGTGGACAAGATCACTGCGCTGTTGTTTTGCCAATTTGATAACCAAGCAAAGGGTGAAAGGACCTAGTTTTATTCGAAAAATAACCATTGTCCAAAGATTAAAAACTTCCCATCTGCAGCTGACCTGATAAAAGAATCAATGACATAAATAATTTAGAGTGTTGTTTGACTTGTGCACTATAGAATAAAAGGTATTTATCAGCAGAATACCCTAGCAACGAAATACACAACAATTAATTGCAAATAAGACTTTTGAAGTCAAgataatttattttaagttaaagcaacactatgtaacttttcccgcttcggtccccctacaggttgtctcattggaactacagcttgcGCTACCcgccgcttcggtcccccttcAGGTTGtctccatagactgtatattaatattaagtctatggttGTCTGATTGGAACTACAGCTAGCGCTACAcgccgcttcggtccccctacaggttgtttcattggaactacagctgcagctaaaagttacatagtgttgctttaagactAGCTCTTGTCTCCTTATTTTCCAGCCAGAATACATCTCACTAGACTAAAATATACCGCTTGCATATTCTCCATTTtatgttaagaaaaaaacaagcattttatAGTGTATAATGTACTTTGTGGAATATAAAAAGCTTGGGCTGGGGGAGTGAAGCAGGGCATGAGTTGATAGGATTTGTTTGGTGAAATatgtcatttttgtctcaagGTGGTGGACATttaagagctttgagacagaGATATTCAGGATGAGAGCTACATTAGACCCTGTGGAAATTTTGGATTGTTTATCCAGTTTCCTAACAAGGAACAATTGTATTTGTTTACTCATTTGTCATTTGAATTAAACTCGGCTACAAGGGTGGATCACCAATGGTGCCAGACCAGCATTATTTTACAATTCTTCAAGGACTCAATAGCTTTTAATTGCTTTGTCACTCAGctcatggttttttttttttctcacaaccTACTGTACATATTTTTCTTTACTATCCACAGGCTTTGCTGGTTATCTTTAatataaactgtaaaaaaaaaactaagccTTATGTTATGATAAAGTCATTATAAATTTTGATAAAACAAGACCCAGTTGGACACGGATGGCTCAGGTGGAGAGATCATCTTCTTGTATACTTAACAATATAGGAGTGCATCTCAAAGCATGAACTCTATGTTGCCATGATTGGCCGTGTGCACCATGTGCCTTCTAGAAAAGCTGCAAGATTcatttttattggtttatttctAAATTGGTCGCACTGCTTATATATCCAGTGCTTTGTCACTACAACTAAAATGTATAATTCATGTAAGCTCTTTCAGAGATTGTATACAACTGTGCTCTTTTGCTCCTAAGGTGTGAAAACTATCTCTTTTGAGTTTTAAGAGtcttattttactgtaaatgtctATACATATAGTCAACTCcagctttttctttgtgtggTCACCCATGcataacattttctgtttttgtttccacAATGTAAATAAAAGTTAAAGCTACGTCAAGAAAATCTGTTTACTTTTTTGTAACAAATTCACGCTTGGTATTTGACAAGGCTTTACAATAGAGATGTAGGTTCATTAATTATGTTATCACAATTTATAATAGCTACTTTACTGATAGTCAGTCAACATATCTGGTGGCTGGTTCGGAGGGCGTGGTGAAGATAGGTGTGTGGCTTACGGATACGACCAATGAGGAAGCggtgcattgcattgtgggcgCTGTTGTTAATGTAGCGTTTGGATTTCGCAACGCTATCGGCTTGAGAACTACAAGTACCAGGTACGACCGACAAGCGTCCGTTTACAGTGCACAGTTCGATTTGTTTTGGTTTGCAGACTGCGCTTTATCACGGGGAGCCAATGTCCACCGCGATACTGTAACCTGTGTCGTTAATAATCTTTGACTCCCTGCCAGAACCCCGGAACAGCGCCTCCTCTGAGATCTGTGATTCGCCACCCCCTTTCAGGGCTGTCGTCTGCCTTGTCGCTCTGTTATCGGACCTCAGAAGCTGGCCTGCTAGTTAGCAAACAAGCTAACGATTGCCAGATTTCACCCATGTCCTCTGAAGAAGGGTTGAGCTCAACGATCACAGATTGGCTTTTCATCAATTCCTGGTGGCTTCTTCTGCCATTCATTATGCTTCTTGTAGTTGCTGCCTTCATCGTTGCCTTTGTGTTGCTGTTATACATGATATCGCCTCTCATTAGTCCCAAACCTCTGAAACTGAACGGGGCCCACGTCGTGGTAAGTGCACCAGAGTGCTAACTAACGTTACTTGTTAAGCTGGTAACGGCATGGGGTAACGGTAGCTAAAGTCCAGTCGTTATACTGACTTTAGGTCCTGAGCTAGCTGAGTTTAGCTAGCTACGTTTTAAATGTCCGGCAGCTATGTAGCTATATTAGCACTAGCCTTATAGCTAATAACTAaccatatattttgttgtaagtCTGTTGTAAAGAGTGacacacccaaaaaaaaattctttcagTTAATTTAGTAAGAGCATTTGCTGTTacaaacaacacatacacacaaaactacaaaataaatacataaataattcatATCCCAGGGAGCAATGTTAATCAACAAGCAGTCCAATCGTAGACTGTTAATGTTTACAGTCTATGAGTCCAATTCATTGCGTCAGTCAGTTAGAAGAGTTCAATATTATTGAGTCACGTGAGGTCACTAGTATTGAATATATCTACAGTCTTCAGAGCTTTACAGTTCTCTGAATGTAACGTTAACTAGCTAAGTAACGTCACGTTACACTTCACTGACGCTAAATTACCAGTATATAAAATAGGTAAAGGTAAAGCTAATGTCGTCTATCCCGGCTATATCCTgtctttattatatatatttttttatatatatatatatatatatatatatagttatatatatatatatatatatatatgttatatatatatatatatagttttatatatatatatatatagttttatatatatatatatatagtttatatatatatatatatagttttatatatatatatatatatatatatatatatatatatatagttttgttGAAAAGGTTAAGTTATAATTTAACTTAAGTTACTGGTCAACTCTATGGTTATAGCACAGAGGGttgactaacgttagctaaataTGAGAAACTCCTCAGTTCAGCACCAAAAACTACACCACACAAGTTTAAGCTAGGTGTAGTTTGACTCATTTCATTATGCAGATGTTGTAAACCCATAGTAGAACATTATGTTGCATTATGGAAAGTTGCATTATGGAAACATAACTACATTTCCAGTTTACCTGCATCCCAGCCTATGAGTTTCAGATCAGCAACCCTACCAGATACCTTTTTGATTAATCTGCCTTTTGAATTTTCAGGTGACAGGAGGCTCAAGTGGGATTGGGAAATCCATTGCAGTTGAGTGCTACAGGCAAGGAGCATTCATCACTTTGGTGGCACGGGATGAGGTCAGCACAAACCACATTCAACCAATCATTTCTTTGTCTTGCCTAGTCACAAGCTGTTTGTTGTTATAGTCAACTCATTTGATGTCAAAGATAGTAAAATATATTCTAAAGGTTAATTATCTCCGTGCAAAGTAAAGGATGAGCTTCACTTACATGCTagatttactttattttgtgtTCGCCTGCATGTGAGCTTTCATGTTCTAAagattttacatgttttttactCAGTGAAATGTTATGACTTACGTTTTTATAACGGATTACACAATCATCTTTTACCCATAGGCTAAATTGCTTCAAGCAAAGAAAGAGGTGGAGAAATTTGCCATCAATGACAAACAGGTATGTGTTTAGCATTTACTTTCAGATATTGTTTTAAAGCACATGTTGTAACTGTATACATACCTTCTACCTCATTACATTGCATGAGATCATGTTAAATTTCCTTACTCAGGTGGTGCTCTGCATATCTGTGGATGTTTCCAGTGATTATAGCCAGGTGGAAAGTGTGATAAAACAGGTAACGTTACCCTTTTAGCAACAGTGGGACATCTCAGATTCCTTTTAATAATTCAGTGCTGAAGTGCCTTTTTCCTGTCGTGCAGGCTCAAGAGAAGCTGGGTCCGGTTGATATGTTGGTGAACTGTGCTGGATTAGCCATTTCTGGAAAGTTTGAGGACGTGGAAGTGGACCGTTTTAAGGTAGGCACCAGGGAGTGTAGCCAAGACATGGTCATGTCAATAAGCTACTCTCAAAATAGTACTGAAATTTGATTAAAAGTATCCACTGCTCATATTTTCCCTTGAGTGATTAACAGGTGTCGGAATAAAAAGGAgagttttattaatttaacaatTCTTTTTGAGGAGGGCCATATGTTTCCAAGTTATAATAGGAATTATACTTAACACACTTTCCTATTTTCTGGAGATATAAGAAGCAATactgatagttttatttatatacataaACTATTTAGCCATCGGACTATTGTGATTTAAATACTTACTTTACAAAAACTAATATATTTTATCTAGAGTCCAACATTTAAGATTTGCACTAAGACCACAGAATATGTGTTTTGTGCATTCAACATTGACCATATAGGTAAATGGGAGTTTTAGTTGCTGTCTGGTTATgtagttgattttttttacagtcagaAAGGAGGTTAAATTCCCAGGTAATACCTTAAGCAATTTGCAGTGAGTATATTCGAGAAATTGTCTGCCAGTATTCAGGTTTTGGAATATGTAGCTACATTTACAGTATGCAGTGCTGCACTGTGGATAACCTTGTTATAATATGTGTGATTTTTGGCCTTTGCCAACAGAAACTGATGGAAGTAAACTACCTGGGCAGCGTTTACCCGACACGGGCCGTCATAACCACCATGAAGGAGCGAAGAATGGGCCGCATTATGTTTGTGTCCTCCCAAGCAGGCCAGATCGGCCTGTTTGGATACACCGCCTACTCCCCATCCAAGTTTGCTCTGCGTGGCTTAGCAGAGTCGCTGCAGATGGAGGTGAGTTTTGGGCCTCTTATGCTTGAATACCCCTTTTTGATAGATTTCCACTGCACACATAGCAAACATGCATTGCTAGTGAAGTTCACAAGGCATTGAGTTAAAATATTTTAGTTAATGTCCGTTATATTTTTCCATCACTTTGCTGCTGAGGGATGAGTTGCTGGTGTGAAGTGTGTAACAAGGAATCCCTAATCGATCCATAAGGGGCATCCATACTTAATTTtatttccttaaaggtcccatgacatggtgctctttggatgcttttatatagaccttagtggtcccctaatactgtatctgaagtctcttgcagaattacagccactagagccagtcccacaatgagctttccttagtatgtgccatttctgtgtctgtagctattgaggagggggaAAGgttgagggtgggggtgtggtcttgaccaactgccactttgcttgtttgaaagccatgatgtctctctctcatgggtgggccaaattctctgggcgggcaaagcagagaaaggggtggtaaccttgctccttatgacctcataaggagcaagattccagatcagcccatctgagctttcattttctcaaaggcagagcaggatacccagggctcggtttacacctatcgccatttgtagccactgggggaccataggcaggctgggggaactcatattaatgttaagaaaaaaactcaaagtgaaattttcatgccatgg encodes:
- the kdsr gene encoding 3-ketodihydrosphingosine reductase; translation: MSSEEGLSSTITDWLFINSWWLLLPFIMLLVVAAFIVAFVLLLYMISPLISPKPLKLNGAHVVVTGGSSGIGKSIAVECYRQGAFITLVARDEAKLLQAKKEVEKFAINDKQVVLCISVDVSSDYSQVESVIKQAQEKLGPVDMLVNCAGLAISGKFEDVEVDRFKKLMEVNYLGSVYPTRAVITTMKERRMGRIMFVSSQAGQIGLFGYTAYSPSKFALRGLAESLQMEIKPYNIYVTVAYPPDTETPGLAEENKTKPLETKLISETSGVCQPDQVAKIIVRDAVQGNFNSSVGPDGYMLSALTCGMSPVTSITEGLQQIVTMGLFRTIALFYLGSFDSIVRRCMIQREQSKAADKRE